A genomic segment from Osmerus mordax isolate fOsmMor3 chromosome 5, fOsmMor3.pri, whole genome shotgun sequence encodes:
- the sfxn3 gene encoding sideroflexin-3, whose product MSGELPLDINIKEPRWDQSTFMGRAQHFFMVTDPRTVLLSSETLEEARVTVENYRTGVVKPGLTEDELWRAKYVYDSAFHPDTGEKMFVIGRMSAQVPVNMSVTGCMLTFYRTTPAVVFWQWVNQSFNAVVNYTNRSGDAPLTVNQLGAAYISATTGAVVTALGLKTLAKRLPAIMSRFVPFAAVAAANCINIPFMRQRELKYGIPVTDENGNRLGESPGAAKQAIVQVVVSRIGMAVPAMAIPPVIMNVLEQRAFMKRFPVLNAPVQVGLVGLCLVFATPLCCALFPQKSSMSVGSLEPDLQEKIRQISPHTTTVYFNKGL is encoded by the exons ATGTCTGGTGAACTGCCCCTCGACATTAACATCAAGGAGCCCAGATGGGACCAGAGCACGTTTATGGGTCGTGCCCAGCACTTCTTCATGGTCACAGACCCCAGGACTGTGCTGCTGTCCTCTGAGACTCTGGAGGAGGCCAGAGTCACTGTGGAGAACTACAG gacTGGGGTGGTAAAGCCTGGTCTTACAGAGGACGAGCTGTGGAGAGCCAAATACGTCTACGACTCCGCTTTCCACCCTGACACGGGGGAAAAGATGTTTGTGATTGGACGCATGTCCGCTCAGGTGCCTGTGAACATGTCCGTCACCGGGTGTATGCTCACCTTTTACAG GACCACTCCAGCGGTGGTGTTCTGGCAGTGGGTAAACCAGTCCTTTAACGCCGTGGTCAACTACACCAACCGCAGCGGAGACGCCCCCCTGACCGTGAA TCAGCTGGGTGCAGCATACATCAGTGCCACTACAGGAGCGGTTGTCACAGCCCTGGGGCTGAAGACTCTAGCCAAG cgTCTCCCCGCCATCATGAGCAGGTTCGTTCCCTTCGCCGCCGTGGCCGCCGCCAACTGTATCAACATCCCTTTCATGAGGCAGAG GGAGCTGAAATACGGGATCCCAGTGACAGACGAGAATGGTAACCGGCTCGGAGAGTCCCCCGGCGCCGCCAAACAAGCCATCGTACAGGTGGTGGTGTCTCGTATCGGCATGGCAGTGCCAGCTATGG CCATTCCGCCAGTCATCATGAATGTGCTGGAACAAAGGGCCTTTATGAAG CGATTCCCAGTCCTAAACGCTCCAGTCCAGGTGGGATTGGTGGGTCTGTG CCTGGTGTTTGCCACTCCCTTGTGTTGCGCCCTGTTCCCTCAGAAGAG TTCCATGAGTGTTGGAAGCCTAGAACCAGATCTACAGGAAAAGATACGACAAATCAGTCCTCACACTACCACTGTGTACTTCAACAAAGGCCTGTAG